A genomic segment from Chrysemys picta bellii isolate R12L10 chromosome 11, ASM1138683v2, whole genome shotgun sequence encodes:
- the LOC135974273 gene encoding interferon lambda-3-like: MVNVGDKVLFALAIWTMTTESFPKGTERTKCHLAKYKSLPPRELEAFKKAKDKFEDMMLSSDRKCSTRIFHQNWEVKELSVHDRVILVENELHFTINVLENVEDPSLSKLLSRPLEILTQIRGDLRDCVSIQCQISLSVPANLGMLQST, translated from the exons atggtgaaCGTAGGCGACAAAGTTCTCTTTGCTCTGGCCATCTGGACGATGACTACAGAGTCCTTTCCCAAAGGCACTGAGAGGACAAAATGCCACCTCGCAAAATACAAGTCCCTGCCACCTCGGGAACTGGAGGCCTTCAAGAAAGCCAAGGACAAATTT GAGGACATGATGCTGTCGTCAGACCGAAAATGCAGCACCAGGATTTTCCACCAGAACTGGGAAGTCAAAGAGCTGTCA GTGCACGATAGAGTCATCCTGGTAGAGAACGAGCTGCACTTTACCATTAACGTGCTGGAGAACGTTGAGGACCCCAGTCTGTCCAAGCTGCTCTCAAGGCCGCTAGAAATCCTGACACAGATCAGAGGGGACCTGAGGGACTGTGTGAGTATTCAGTGCCAGATTTCTCTTTCAGTGCCGGCaaatcttggaatgctccaatccacataa